The bacterium sequence TCGAGGCCGCCACGTACCCTGTCGCCCCCGAGCTGATCGCCCGACTCGGCTCCGCGAAGAGCGTGGCCGCGCGCGTGGCCGGCGGGACCGTCGTGGAAAAGCGCTTCGGCCCCGTGAACCAGGCCTATTTCGCGATGTTCAGGCGCAAGTACATGGAAGGCGCGCCCGGGCCGGCCGCGGGCGCCAGGGAGGCCCGATGAGACGCTGGCTGCCGTTCCTGCTCGCCGCGGCACTGCTCGCCGGCGCCGTCTCCGCCCCCGCGGCCGAGACGGTGACGGTGATCATCAAGAAGACATCGATCCGCCGCGACCGCCAGTTCTACGCGCCGACGCTCGCCGAGGCCGGGCTCGGGGACTCCTTCACCGTGCTCGCGCGGGAGAAGGGCTGGGTGAAGGTCGGCACCTCCGCGGGCGAGGGGTGGCTGCACGAGTCGGCGGTGACGGCGAAGAAGGTGACGGCGTCCGCCAAGGGGCCGGCGGGGGGCAAGGTCGACGCCCAGGACGTGGCGCTCGCCGGCAAGGGCTTCAACCCGCAGGTCGAGAGCGAGTACCGTAAGAAGAATCCGAAGGACGACTTCGCCGCGGTCGACCGGATGGAGAAGCTCGGCGCGGGCGACAAGGCGATCGCCGACTTCCTCGCCGAGGGGCACCTCCAGCCGCGGGGGGCGGGCAAGTGAGCGCCGCCCGCCGTGCCGCCGCGCTCGCCGGCGTCCTGGGCCTCGCCGGCGGTCTCCTGCTGCTGCCGCAGTCCGCGCGGGCGAAGCTGGACCTCTTCAAGGCGCTCGAGACGGTCGTCGAGAACCAGGACAAGATCGTCAAGACCGGCGAGGCGCTGCGCAAGGGCTTCTCCGATCTCACGCCGCAGGAGGAGTACTACCTCGGCCGCGCGGTGGCCGCGCGCATCCTCGGGACCTACCGGGCGCTCGACGACGGCGAGCGCACGCGCTACGTCAACACGCTGGGCCAGGTCCTCGCGCGCTCCTCCAGCAGGCCCGAGACCTTCGGCGGCTGGCACTTCGCGCTGCTCGACTCGGACGAGGTCAACGCCTTCGCGGCCCCGGGCGGATTCATCTTCGTCACGCGCGGGCTCTACGCGACCTGCGCGAACGAGGAGCAACTGGCGGCGGTGCTCGCGCACGAGGTCAGCCACGTCACGTTGCGCCACGGCCTCGGGGCGATCAAGAACGAGCGGCTCACCGAGGCCTTCACGATCCTCGGCACCACGGCGCTCAAGGAGTACTCCAAGGGCGACCTGCAGAAGCTGACGACGGCCTTCGAGGGGAGCATCAACGACATCGCGAACCAGATGCTGGTCTCCGGCTACTCGCAGGGGCAGGAGTACGCGGCGGACGCGGAGGCGGCCCACGTCGCCTGGCGCGCGGGCTACGACCCGGCCGGGCTGACGCAGTTCCTCCAGGCGCTGCGCGAGAAAGGCAAGAGCGCCGCGCCGAAGGGCTTCTTCAGCACGCACCCGCCCGCGGCCGAGCGGCTCACGCGGGCCGAGGGGGCGATCGAGGACGACAGGCTCAGCGGGACGACGGACCCGGCCCGCACCAAGCGGTTCGCGCAGTACAGCCTTCGCTAGAAGTGCTCCCAGGTCCGCGGGACCAGGGGGCCCCTGCGGCCCCCGGGCTCGACGACCTCGATCCCTGATCCGCGCGCGGTGACCGCACC is a genomic window containing:
- a CDS encoding M48 family metalloprotease, which codes for MSAARRAAALAGVLGLAGGLLLLPQSARAKLDLFKALETVVENQDKIVKTGEALRKGFSDLTPQEEYYLGRAVAARILGTYRALDDGERTRYVNTLGQVLARSSSRPETFGGWHFALLDSDEVNAFAAPGGFIFVTRGLYATCANEEQLAAVLAHEVSHVTLRHGLGAIKNERLTEAFTILGTTALKEYSKGDLQKLTTAFEGSINDIANQMLVSGYSQGQEYAADAEAAHVAWRAGYDPAGLTQFLQALREKGKSAAPKGFFSTHPPAAERLTRAEGAIEDDRLSGTTDPARTKRFAQYSLR